In one Chitinophaga sancti genomic region, the following are encoded:
- a CDS encoding BrxA/BrxB family bacilliredoxin has translation MYPAALVMPMKAELTDNGFEELLTPDQVDETLKGAGTTLVMINSVCGCSAGSARPGVLMAVAHSEKKPDRLTTSFAGFDTAAIQQIRTHLLPYPPSSPAIALFKDGQLVHFIERHMIEGRPAQMIAANLVDAFEQYC, from the coding sequence ATGTATCCAGCAGCATTAGTAATGCCGATGAAGGCAGAGTTAACAGATAATGGTTTTGAAGAATTGCTGACACCTGATCAGGTAGATGAGACATTAAAGGGTGCTGGTACTACACTGGTGATGATCAACTCTGTATGTGGTTGTTCCGCTGGTAGTGCACGTCCGGGTGTGTTGATGGCTGTAGCGCACAGCGAAAAGAAGCCAGACAGACTGACTACAAGTTTTGCAGGTTTTGATACTGCTGCGATTCAGCAGATCCGTACTCACCTGCTGCCTTATCCTCCGTCTTCACCTGCTATCGCGTTGTTTAAAGATGGACAGTTGGTGCATTTCATTGAGCGTCACATGATTGAAGGTCGCCCTGCTCAGATGATTGCAGCGAACCTGGTAGACGCTTTTGAACAATATTGCTAA
- a CDS encoding Hsp20/alpha crystallin family protein: MTYVKFNQHPAAKAFGGLVEDIFNHNGFKQALKDDFLTNDFFGAHPPVNIYEAKDGYTIELLVPGWAKEEIKINVENKALTISAEKAEQTAENKEEAPKQTRKEFGIRSSFKRSFNINEQVDAEKIQAKYENGILKLVLPKKETIQAAAKAIVVE; this comes from the coding sequence ATGACATACGTAAAATTTAATCAGCATCCTGCAGCAAAAGCATTTGGCGGTTTAGTGGAAGACATTTTTAACCACAATGGATTTAAGCAAGCCCTGAAAGACGATTTTTTAACTAACGACTTTTTCGGCGCACATCCGCCAGTAAATATCTATGAAGCCAAAGATGGTTATACCATCGAACTCCTGGTACCAGGATGGGCAAAAGAAGAAATTAAGATCAATGTAGAGAACAAGGCCCTGACCATCAGTGCCGAAAAAGCAGAACAAACTGCCGAAAATAAGGAGGAAGCACCAAAACAAACCCGCAAGGAATTTGGTATCCGTTCTTCATTCAAACGTTCCTTCAACATCAACGAACAGGTTGATGCCGAAAAGATCCAGGCCAAATACGAGAATGGTATTCTCAAACTGGTATTGCCTAAGAAAGAAACTATACAAGCCGCTGCCAAAGCGATTGTTGTGGAATAA